A single region of the Vicia villosa cultivar HV-30 ecotype Madison, WI linkage group LG4, Vvil1.0, whole genome shotgun sequence genome encodes:
- the LOC131596253 gene encoding uncharacterized protein LOC131596253 gives MGSAKKKAQMFVKLVSAAGTGFFYVKRKPRTFTEKLEFRKFDPRVNRHVLFTEAKMK, from the coding sequence ATGGGTAGCGCGAAGAAGAAGGCTCAGATGTTTGTAAAACTTGTGTCTGCGGCCGGAACTGGATTCTTCTATGTAAAGAGGAAACCAAGAACGTTTACAGAGAAGCTTGAGTTTCGTAAGTTTGATCCTCGAGTTAATCGTCATGTTCTTTTTACAGAAGCTAAAATGAAGTGA
- the LOC131598450 gene encoding uncharacterized protein LOC131598450: MIHGPCGNANRNSQCMKEGKCSKYFPKDFRKDTVVDEDGYPVYRRRDNGHTVIRNGIEVDNRFVVPYNSKLLLKFKTHINMEWCNQSTSIKYLFKYINKGYDRITAAIVMNENGNPLESQDVDEIKQYIDCRYVSPSEASWRIYGFPIHGRKPALERLHFHCEGQNSVYYTDISNISTVLEKPSVTESMFTSWFEANKKYSEAQQLTYSNFVSKWLCWNELLLGVMKMLLDVRDRLSGLLEV; this comes from the exons ATGATTCACGGACCATGCGGAAACGCAAATCGGAATTCGCAGTGCATGAAGGAAGGTAAATGTTCCAAATACTTTCCTAAGGACTTCCGCAAAGATACAGTTGTCGATGAAGATGGTTATCCGGTTTACAGAAGAAGGGACAACGGTCACACTGTCATTAGGAATGGTATAGAGGTTGACAATAGATTTGTTGTTCCCTACAATTCAAAATTGTTGTTGAAGTTTAAAACTCATATTAATATGGAATGGTGCAATCAAAGTACAtccataaaatatttgtttaaatacaTCAACAAAGGCTATGATCGAATAACCGCTGCAATCGTCATGAATGAAAATGGAAATCCCCTTGAGAGCCAAGATGTCGATGAAATCAAGCAGTATATTGACTGTAGGTATGTTTCTCCAAGCGAAGCATCTTGGAGAATTTATGGTTTCCCCATTCATGGAAGGAAACCAGCTCTAGAAAGATTACACTTCCACTGTGAAGGTCAAAATTCAGTATACTATACTGACATTAGCAATATTTCCACTGTTCTTGAGAAACCAAGTGTAACTGAGTCGATGTTTACGTCATGGTTTGAAGCTAATAAGAAGTATAGCGAAGCTCAACAATTGACATATAGcaattttgtttcaaa GTGGTTGTGTTGGAATGAACTTTTGTTGGGTGTTATGAAAATGTTGTTGGATGTCAGGGATAGGTTGTCTGGATTGTTGGAAGTTTGA